From Aptenodytes patagonicus chromosome 1, bAptPat1.pri.cur, whole genome shotgun sequence, one genomic window encodes:
- the SHISA2 gene encoding protein shisa-2 homolog, with translation MRGGRCWLLLAALGWLLPAGAAASGEYCHGWLDGQGGWRDGFQCPERFDGGDATICCGSCALRYCCSSAEARLDQGACDNDRRQGGGEPGRPGKDGPDGAAVPIYVPFLIVGSVFVAFIILGSLVAACCCRCLRPKQEPQQSRAPGGTRLMETIPMIPSASTSRGSSSRQSSTAASSSSSANSGARAPPTRSQTNCCLPEGTMNNVYVNMPTNFSVLNCQQATQIVPHQGQYLHPQYVGYAVQHDSMPLTPVPPFLDGLQSGYRQIQSPYPHTNSEQKMYPAVTV, from the exons ATGCGGGGCGGGcggtgctggctgctgctggcggcgctgggctggctgctgccggcgggggccgcggccaGCGGCGAGTACTGCCACGGCTGGCTGGACGGGCAGGGCGGCTGGCGGGACGGCTTCCAGTGCCCCGAGCGCTTCGACGGCGGCGACGCCACCATCTGCTGCGGCAGCTGCGCCCTCCGCTACTGCTGCTCCAGCGCCGAGGCGCGCCTGGACCAGGGCGCCTGCGACAACGACCGGCGGCAGGGCGGCGGCGAGCCGGGCCGCCCCGGCAAGGACGGCCCCGACGGCGCGGCAG TGCCCATCTACGTGCCGTTCCTTATTGTTGGATCTGTATTTGTCGCCTTCATCATCTTGGGGTCACTGGTGGCGGCTTGCTGCTGCAGATGCCTGCGGCCCAAGCAGGAGCCCCAGCAGAGCCGAGCCCCCGGGGGCACCCGCCTGATGGAGACTATCCCCATGATCCCAAGTGCCAGCACCTCCCGGGGCTCCTCCTCCCGCCAGTCGAGCACCGCcgccagctccagctccagcgcCAACTCGGGGGCCAGAGCCCCCCCAACCAGGTCCCAGACCAACTGCTGTTTGCCAGAAGGGACCATGAATAACGTCTATGTCAACATGCCGACGAACTTCTCGGTGCTGAACTGCCAGCAGGCTACCCAGATCGTGCCGCACCAGGGGCAGTACCTGCACCCCCAGTATGTGGGCTACGCTGTGCAGCATGACTCGATGCCGCTGACCCCGGTGCCCCCTTTCCTCGACGGTTTGCAGAGCGGCTACAGGCAGATCCAGTCTCCCTACCCCCACACCAACAGCGAACAGAAGATGTACCCAGCTGTGACTGTGTAG